One genomic window of Melanotaenia boesemani isolate fMelBoe1 chromosome 20, fMelBoe1.pri, whole genome shotgun sequence includes the following:
- the capn3a gene encoding calpain-3 isoform X2 gives MPYTPSGFFCDRLIRERERRDGEGSLNKPIRFNGQDYNTLRQEYLQRKALFEDDSFPATVESLGFKELGHKSNKVKNIIWKRPKEICENPQFIVGGASRTDICQGDLGDCWLLAAIACLTLNEKLLYRVVPHEQSYSEGYAGIFHFQFWRYGDWVDVVIDDRIPTFNNQLVFTKSAERNEFWSALLEKAYAKLHGSYEALKGGNTTEAMEDFTGGVTEFYEMKEAPKELYKIMKKALERGSLMGCSIDSLVPARFETRTVTGLVKGHAYSVTAVDECKPSQHKDSKVRLVRLRNPWGQVEWNGPWSDNSKEWAALSKAEKDKLQHQSAEDGEFWMSFEDFKKNYTKIEICNLTPDALESDKIHKWTVSVNEGRWVRGCSAGGCRNYPDTFWTNPQYRLQLLEEDDDPEDNEVVCTFVVSLMQKNRRKERKMGANLFTIGFSIYEVPKEMHGNKQHMQKDFFLLNSSKARSKSYINLREVTQRFRLSPGEYVIVPSTYEPHQEGEFILRVFSEKRNTSEEIENRIEADHPVPAPASAGEESEEDQHFRTIFQEIAGDEMEITANELKNVLNRVITTHKDLNTEGFSLESCRSMIALMDMDGTGRLNLQEFRHLWNKIKQWQGIFQHYNADQSGSINSYEMRNAVNDAGFRLNNQLYDIITMRYANESMNIDFDSFISCLVRLEAMFRAFQAFDQDGDGTIRLSVLEWLQLTMYA, from the exons ATGCCATATACACCGTCTGGCTTTTTCTGCGACCGGTTGATCCGGGAACGAGAGAGGAGAGACGGGGAAGGGTCTTTGAACAAGCCCATCCGCTTTAATGGCCAGGACTACAACACGCTGAGACAGGAGTACCTTCAGAGGAAGGCCCTGTTCGAGGATGACTCTTTCCCAGCCACTGTGGAGTCTCTGGGCTTCAAGGAGCTGGGACATAAGTCCAACAAGGTCAAGAATATCATCTGGAAGAGGCCCAAG GAAATCTGTGAGAACCCTCAGTTCATTGTTGGAGGAGCCAGTAGGACAGATATCTGTCAGGGAGATCTGG GTGACTGCTGGTTGCTGGCTGCTATTGCCTGTCTGACCCTGAATGAGAAACTTCTGTATCGAGTGGTTCCCCACGAGCAAAGCTACTCGGAGGGCTATGCTGGCATCTTTCACTTCCAG TTCTGGCGTTACGGTGACTGGGTCGACGTCGTCATTGACGACCGCATCCCAACTTTCAACAATCAGCTGGTCTTCACTAAATCGGCTGAGAGGAATGAGTTCTGGAGTGCCCTGTTGGAGAAGGCCTATGCCAA GCTGCACGGCTCTTACGAGGCCCTGAAGGGTGGAAACACCACAGAGGCCATGGAGGACTTCACTGGTGGTGTCACTGAGTTTTATGAGATGAAGGAGGCTCCCAAAGAGCTCTACAAGATCATGAAGAAAGCTCTGGAGCGAGGCTCACTCATGGGCTGCTCCATTGAC TCGCTGGTTCCTGCTCGCTTTGAAACTCGTACAGTGACGGGACTTGTGAAGGGTCATGCCTACTCTGTGACGGCAGTGGACGAG TGTAAACCGTCTCAGCACAAGGACTCTAAAGTTCGTCTGGTGCGCCTCAGGAACCCATGGGGTCAAGTGGAATGGAACGGTCCCTGGAGTGACAA CTCCAAGGAGTGGGCCGCTCTCTCTAAAGCTGAAAAAGACAAATTGCAACACCAAAGTGCAGAGGATGGAGAGTTCTG GATGTCATTTGAGGATTTCAAGAAGAATTACACCAAGATTGAGATCTGTAACCTCACACCCGATGCCCTGGAGAGCGATAAGATCCACAAGTGGACAGTTTCTGTAAATGAGGGCCGCTGGGTGAGGGGCTGCTCTGCCGGAGGCTGCAGGAACTACCCAG ACACTTTCTGGACCAACCCTCAGTACCGTCTCCAACTGctggaggaggatgatgatccCGAGGACAATGAGGTAGTCTGCACTTTTGTGGTCTCATTGATGCAGAAGAACAGAAGGAAAGAACGCAAGATGGGAGCCAATCTCTTCACCATCGGATTCTCTATTTATGAG gtgCCAAAGGAG ATGCATGGAAACAAGCAGCACATGCAGAAGGATTTCTTCCTCTTAAACTCCTCCAAGGCTCGCTCCAAGTCCTACATCAATCTCCGCGAGGTGACGCAGCGTTTCCGCCTGAGCCCTGGCGAGTACGTCATCGTTCCCTCCACGTACGAGCCCCACCAGGAGGGAGAGTTCATCCTGCGAGTCTTCTCTGAAAAGAGGAACACCTCAGA GGAGATTGAGAACAGGATTGAGGCCGACCATCCAGTG CCAGCGCCAGCCTCAGCAGGGGAAGAGAGCGAGGAGGACCAGCATTTCAGGACTATTTTTCAGGAGATAGCTGGCGAT GAGATGGAAATTACAGCCAATGAACTAAAAAATGTTCTCAACAGAGTGATCACCACAC ATAAGGACCTGAACACAGAGGGCTTTAGCCTGGAAAGCTGCAGGAGCATGATTGCTCTGATGGAC ATGGATGGGACAGGTAGACTCAACCTTCAGGAGTTCAGACATCTTTGGAATAAGATCAAACAGTGGCAG gGAATCTTTCAACACTATAATGCTGACCAGTCTGGTAGCATCAACAGTTATGAGATGAGGAATGCTGTCAATGACGCAG GCTTCCGTCTCAACAACCAGCTGTATGACATCATCACCATGCGTTACGCAAATGAGAGCATGAACATCGACTTTGACAGCTTCATCAGCTGTCTGGTTCGGCTCGAAGCTATGTTCA GGGCGTTCCAGGCCTTTGATCAGGACGGAGATGGCACCATCAGACTGAGTGTCCTGGAG TGGCTCCAGTTGACCATGTATGCCTAA
- the capn3a gene encoding calpain-3 isoform X1 yields MPYTPSGFFCDRLIRERERRDGEGSLNKPIRFNGQDYNTLRQEYLQRKALFEDDSFPATVESLGFKELGHKSNKVKNIIWKRPKEICENPQFIVGGASRTDICQGDLGDCWLLAAIACLTLNEKLLYRVVPHEQSYSEGYAGIFHFQFWRYGDWVDVVIDDRIPTFNNQLVFTKSAERNEFWSALLEKAYAKLHGSYEALKGGNTTEAMEDFTGGVTEFYEMKEAPKELYKIMKKALERGSLMGCSIDSLVPARFETRTVTGLVKGHAYSVTAVDECKPSQHKDSKVRLVRLRNPWGQVEWNGPWSDNSKEWAALSKAEKDKLQHQSAEDGEFWMSFEDFKKNYTKIEICNLTPDALESDKIHKWTVSVNEGRWVRGCSAGGCRNYPDTFWTNPQYRLQLLEEDDDPEDNEVVCTFVVSLMQKNRRKERKMGANLFTIGFSIYEVPKEMHGNKQHMQKDFFLLNSSKARSKSYINLREVTQRFRLSPGEYVIVPSTYEPHQEGEFILRVFSEKRNTSEEIENRIEADHPVPAPASAGEESEEDQHFRTIFQEIAGDVSTGVHKGKEADFNRPVVNLCSTVFQEMEITANELKNVLNRVITTHKDLNTEGFSLESCRSMIALMDMDGTGRLNLQEFRHLWNKIKQWQGIFQHYNADQSGSINSYEMRNAVNDAGFRLNNQLYDIITMRYANESMNIDFDSFISCLVRLEAMFRAFQAFDQDGDGTIRLSVLEWLQLTMYA; encoded by the exons ATGCCATATACACCGTCTGGCTTTTTCTGCGACCGGTTGATCCGGGAACGAGAGAGGAGAGACGGGGAAGGGTCTTTGAACAAGCCCATCCGCTTTAATGGCCAGGACTACAACACGCTGAGACAGGAGTACCTTCAGAGGAAGGCCCTGTTCGAGGATGACTCTTTCCCAGCCACTGTGGAGTCTCTGGGCTTCAAGGAGCTGGGACATAAGTCCAACAAGGTCAAGAATATCATCTGGAAGAGGCCCAAG GAAATCTGTGAGAACCCTCAGTTCATTGTTGGAGGAGCCAGTAGGACAGATATCTGTCAGGGAGATCTGG GTGACTGCTGGTTGCTGGCTGCTATTGCCTGTCTGACCCTGAATGAGAAACTTCTGTATCGAGTGGTTCCCCACGAGCAAAGCTACTCGGAGGGCTATGCTGGCATCTTTCACTTCCAG TTCTGGCGTTACGGTGACTGGGTCGACGTCGTCATTGACGACCGCATCCCAACTTTCAACAATCAGCTGGTCTTCACTAAATCGGCTGAGAGGAATGAGTTCTGGAGTGCCCTGTTGGAGAAGGCCTATGCCAA GCTGCACGGCTCTTACGAGGCCCTGAAGGGTGGAAACACCACAGAGGCCATGGAGGACTTCACTGGTGGTGTCACTGAGTTTTATGAGATGAAGGAGGCTCCCAAAGAGCTCTACAAGATCATGAAGAAAGCTCTGGAGCGAGGCTCACTCATGGGCTGCTCCATTGAC TCGCTGGTTCCTGCTCGCTTTGAAACTCGTACAGTGACGGGACTTGTGAAGGGTCATGCCTACTCTGTGACGGCAGTGGACGAG TGTAAACCGTCTCAGCACAAGGACTCTAAAGTTCGTCTGGTGCGCCTCAGGAACCCATGGGGTCAAGTGGAATGGAACGGTCCCTGGAGTGACAA CTCCAAGGAGTGGGCCGCTCTCTCTAAAGCTGAAAAAGACAAATTGCAACACCAAAGTGCAGAGGATGGAGAGTTCTG GATGTCATTTGAGGATTTCAAGAAGAATTACACCAAGATTGAGATCTGTAACCTCACACCCGATGCCCTGGAGAGCGATAAGATCCACAAGTGGACAGTTTCTGTAAATGAGGGCCGCTGGGTGAGGGGCTGCTCTGCCGGAGGCTGCAGGAACTACCCAG ACACTTTCTGGACCAACCCTCAGTACCGTCTCCAACTGctggaggaggatgatgatccCGAGGACAATGAGGTAGTCTGCACTTTTGTGGTCTCATTGATGCAGAAGAACAGAAGGAAAGAACGCAAGATGGGAGCCAATCTCTTCACCATCGGATTCTCTATTTATGAG gtgCCAAAGGAG ATGCATGGAAACAAGCAGCACATGCAGAAGGATTTCTTCCTCTTAAACTCCTCCAAGGCTCGCTCCAAGTCCTACATCAATCTCCGCGAGGTGACGCAGCGTTTCCGCCTGAGCCCTGGCGAGTACGTCATCGTTCCCTCCACGTACGAGCCCCACCAGGAGGGAGAGTTCATCCTGCGAGTCTTCTCTGAAAAGAGGAACACCTCAGA GGAGATTGAGAACAGGATTGAGGCCGACCATCCAGTG CCAGCGCCAGCCTCAGCAGGGGAAGAGAGCGAGGAGGACCAGCATTTCAGGACTATTTTTCAGGAGATAGCTGGCGATGTAAGTACAGGAGTGCACAAAGGCAAAGAAGCTGATTTCAACAGACCTGTTGTGAATCTCTGCTCTACTGTCTTTCAGGAGATGGAAATTACAGCCAATGAACTAAAAAATGTTCTCAACAGAGTGATCACCACAC ATAAGGACCTGAACACAGAGGGCTTTAGCCTGGAAAGCTGCAGGAGCATGATTGCTCTGATGGAC ATGGATGGGACAGGTAGACTCAACCTTCAGGAGTTCAGACATCTTTGGAATAAGATCAAACAGTGGCAG gGAATCTTTCAACACTATAATGCTGACCAGTCTGGTAGCATCAACAGTTATGAGATGAGGAATGCTGTCAATGACGCAG GCTTCCGTCTCAACAACCAGCTGTATGACATCATCACCATGCGTTACGCAAATGAGAGCATGAACATCGACTTTGACAGCTTCATCAGCTGTCTGGTTCGGCTCGAAGCTATGTTCA GGGCGTTCCAGGCCTTTGATCAGGACGGAGATGGCACCATCAGACTGAGTGTCCTGGAG TGGCTCCAGTTGACCATGTATGCCTAA